The following coding sequences lie in one Actinomycetes bacterium genomic window:
- a CDS encoding PPOX class F420-dependent oxidoreductase, with the protein MDQPIPQVPESHRDLLERPLIAHLATARADGGLQSNPMWFGWDGERIRLTHTRTRQKFRNLQAEPRVALSITDPADAQRYLEVRGVVESIEDDTGGRFYRYLRERYGVDPDAPMPDADVRVVLVVRPATVLARSPGGADGPPAIERVSGDGRKVLRP; encoded by the coding sequence ATGGACCAGCCCATACCGCAGGTCCCCGAAAGCCACCGGGACCTGCTCGAACGACCGCTGATCGCGCACCTGGCCACGGCCCGCGCGGACGGCGGGCTGCAGAGCAACCCGATGTGGTTCGGCTGGGACGGCGAACGTATCCGCCTGACCCACACGCGCACCAGGCAGAAGTTCCGCAACCTGCAGGCGGAACCGCGTGTCGCCCTGTCGATCACCGACCCTGCCGACGCGCAGCGCTACCTGGAGGTCCGCGGGGTTGTCGAGTCGATCGAGGACGACACCGGGGGGCGCTTCTACCGGTACCTGCGCGAGCGCTACGGCGTCGACCCTGACGCGCCGATGCCCGACGCTGACGTGCGGGTGGTGCTGGTCGTCCGTCCGGCAACGGTGCTGGCGCGTAGCCCTGGTGGTGCTGACGGTCCGCCCGCGATCGAGCGGGTCT